A stretch of DNA from Shewanella sediminis HAW-EB3:
ACACATAGCAGTAAGACTGCATATGTACGATATCGTGATCATTTTTATACCAAGGCCGGTACTCTTCGTATAAACCAAACTCACTCATAACCTCAATATGTTGAGCGCCGGTTTCCTCTTCTAACTCACGGAGTAATCCAGCTTCAATCTCTTCGCCGTCATCGATACCACCACCAGGAATACTGTAATCATGATAACGCTCAGTGTAGAGCATTAAGATATTCTCACCGTCTAAAATGATGCCTCGGGCGGCCTTACGGTGGAACTGCTTGCCTTCGAGAGTTTGAATATCGGGGTGAATAGTGGATTTTAATAGGCGCATGAAAATATCTGGTGCCGGAACGAGGATAATGGGCTGCGAGTATAACTCAGAGTCTTGAATGGCGTATGCTTTTCTTGAATAAACGCTGCAAGCCGGAGACCTCTTAAACAGGTTTGAGGGGACCGGGCCTGTGAAGCCCCTTTGTGATGTAAGTTAACCTGAACTCGGGTTAACTCATCCGGATTATTTAATGCGCTTTTCCAGTGCGCGATAGTCATCGATGATCTGCGCCAACATATCGGCATCCTCGCCGGCACTTTTTTGCATGCGTTCATAATGCAATATCGTTTTATACAGGTATTGTTTGTCCGCATCCTGAGACAGGTTCCACATGATAGAACCGACGTTCACGATGGCTTGCTCGCAGTCTGTAGACAGATGCATTA
This window harbors:
- a CDS encoding NUDIX hydrolase codes for the protein MRLLKSTIHPDIQTLEGKQFHRKAARGIILDGENILMLYTERYHDYSIPGGGIDDGEEIEAGLLRELEEETGAQHIEVMSEFGLYEEYRPWYKNDHDIVHMQSYCYVCNIHPELGETRLEEHEIQNGMEPVWINIHEAIAHNEHTMANSPKKGMSIERETFLLKLIVDELIQG